A window from Pseudomonas alloputida encodes these proteins:
- a CDS encoding HlyD family secretion protein has protein sequence MSDATPTPPPSAPDRGIRWVLLLIAVSLLWYLLADRYTPYTQQARLQAYVVPVAAEVAGQIKRVAVGNNQEVRQGDVLFELDQEQYRIALARAEADLDTVRRQIGASTAGIDSAQAALVAAQANERKARQDAERLKRLIDEDPGTVSVRRLEGAQATRDQAISQVAAARAEVERAREQQGGAQEDNAQLRSAAANLEKARLDLARTVVRADANGLITDLRTDVGHYVGAGSPMMTLISIHDVWISADMTENNLGRLRPETPVLVVLDALPGTVLKGRIRSIGYGVSVGQSTPPGTLPTVQNSREWLRSAQRFPVIIELERDQLQDKTVLRVGGQAEVMALPSEGNPLNLLGRLFMWLMSWLSYAY, from the coding sequence ATGAGCGACGCCACGCCAACGCCGCCCCCATCAGCCCCGGATCGCGGCATACGCTGGGTGCTGCTGCTGATTGCCGTCAGCCTGCTCTGGTACTTGCTGGCTGACCGCTATACGCCGTACACCCAGCAAGCTCGCCTGCAGGCTTACGTAGTCCCGGTGGCCGCCGAAGTGGCCGGGCAGATCAAGCGTGTGGCCGTAGGCAACAACCAGGAGGTGCGCCAGGGCGATGTGCTGTTCGAACTCGATCAGGAGCAGTACCGCATTGCCTTGGCCCGTGCCGAAGCCGACCTCGATACCGTGCGGCGGCAGATCGGCGCCAGTACCGCTGGTATCGATTCGGCGCAAGCAGCGCTGGTGGCCGCCCAGGCCAACGAACGCAAGGCGCGGCAGGACGCCGAGCGCCTCAAACGGCTGATTGACGAAGACCCCGGTACGGTGTCGGTGCGCCGTCTGGAAGGCGCCCAGGCCACCCGTGACCAGGCCATCAGCCAAGTGGCGGCGGCCCGCGCCGAGGTGGAGCGCGCCCGTGAGCAGCAGGGCGGGGCACAGGAAGACAACGCCCAACTGCGCAGTGCCGCGGCCAATTTGGAAAAGGCCCGCCTGGACCTTGCCCGTACTGTGGTGCGTGCCGACGCAAACGGCCTGATCACCGACCTGCGCACAGACGTTGGCCACTATGTCGGGGCAGGTAGCCCGATGATGACCCTGATCAGTATCCATGACGTGTGGATAAGTGCCGACATGACCGAGAACAACCTCGGTCGCTTGCGCCCTGAAACCCCGGTGCTGGTGGTGCTCGATGCGCTACCGGGCACCGTGTTGAAAGGGCGTATACGCAGCATTGGCTATGGCGTGAGCGTGGGGCAGAGCACGCCGCCGGGTACGCTGCCGACCGTGCAGAATAGCCGCGAGTGGCTGCGTTCGGCGCAGCGCTTTCCGGTGATTATCGAACTGGAGCGCGATCAGCTTCAGGACAAGACCGTGCTGCGGGTCGGTGGGCAGGCCGAGGTCATGGCCCTGCCTAGCGAAGGCAACCCACTGAACCTGCTGGGCCGGTTGTTCATGTGGCTGATGAGCTGGCTGTCGTATGCCTATTGA
- a CDS encoding efflux transporter outer membrane subunit, translated as MPNRCYGLGLLMVLAGCTQVGPDFEKPQAPWLDGWSTPMIEQAGRSAAAPDLRQWWAVFADSTLDALIAEADANNTNLRVAGLRIAEARAQLAIVQTGRYPQLQQLSAQSLYLKQDQSGTPSARDSVFWQSSVGFDIGWEIDFWGRFSRAIESADAVYFASQANYADAMLLLRAQVADTYFALRTAEARLAIAQENAKRQARSLEITERLFRHGENDELDWQQARTQYLATLATIPEFENQLNALRNILCSLLGRPPGPLPQLEAGHGQLPLPNRAVLQDVPASLLQRRPDIRAAEQAVAAQSALVGVAEADLYPQLSLLGSIGWTFLSANHLPDTFDLAAGPSLIWNPFDYGRRKNTVRVEDARLQQLIELYQQGVREAAREADDAASGLVRSLQSATIREQASQAAQRSLNLASSQYREGFADFQRVLDAQQLLLQQQDGYLVSRGNAVSSLVTLYKALGGGWDASRAPIDPATRQQMQQRTDWGELLDEPAPTAHAQGETE; from the coding sequence ATGCCCAACCGCTGCTATGGCCTGGGGCTGCTGATGGTGCTGGCCGGTTGCACTCAGGTTGGTCCGGATTTCGAGAAGCCCCAAGCGCCGTGGCTGGACGGTTGGAGCACGCCCATGATCGAGCAGGCAGGGCGCAGCGCGGCGGCGCCCGACCTGCGTCAGTGGTGGGCGGTGTTTGCCGACTCGACCCTGGACGCGCTGATAGCCGAGGCCGATGCCAACAACACCAACCTGCGCGTGGCTGGCCTGCGTATCGCTGAAGCCCGTGCCCAGTTGGCCATCGTGCAGACCGGGCGTTATCCGCAGCTGCAGCAACTGAGTGCGCAAAGCCTGTACCTGAAGCAGGATCAGTCTGGTACGCCTTCGGCCCGTGATTCGGTGTTCTGGCAATCCAGCGTGGGCTTCGACATCGGCTGGGAAATTGACTTCTGGGGCCGCTTCAGTCGCGCCATCGAAAGCGCCGATGCCGTCTACTTCGCCTCCCAGGCCAACTACGCCGATGCCATGCTGCTGCTGCGTGCGCAAGTGGCCGACACCTACTTTGCCCTGCGTACCGCCGAAGCGCGGCTGGCGATCGCACAAGAGAACGCCAAGCGCCAGGCGCGTAGCCTGGAGATTACCGAGCGGTTGTTCCGCCACGGCGAAAACGACGAGCTCGACTGGCAGCAGGCGCGTACTCAATACCTGGCGACCCTGGCCACCATTCCCGAGTTCGAGAACCAGCTCAACGCCCTGCGCAACATACTGTGCTCGCTGCTTGGCCGCCCGCCCGGGCCGCTGCCGCAGCTGGAGGCCGGGCATGGCCAACTGCCCTTGCCCAACCGGGCAGTGTTGCAGGATGTACCTGCCAGCCTGCTGCAGCGCCGCCCGGACATCCGCGCCGCCGAGCAGGCAGTGGCGGCGCAGTCGGCGCTGGTCGGGGTGGCCGAGGCCGATCTTTATCCACAGCTGAGCTTGCTCGGCAGTATCGGCTGGACCTTCCTATCGGCCAATCATCTGCCCGACACCTTCGACCTGGCGGCTGGCCCAAGCCTGATCTGGAACCCGTTCGACTATGGCCGGCGCAAGAACACCGTACGTGTGGAAGATGCTCGGTTACAGCAACTGATCGAGTTGTACCAGCAGGGCGTGCGCGAAGCCGCCCGTGAGGCCGACGATGCTGCCAGCGGGCTGGTGCGCTCGCTGCAGAGTGCAACCATTCGCGAGCAGGCCTCTCAGGCTGCACAGCGCTCGCTGAATCTGGCCAGCTCGCAGTATCGCGAAGGCTTCGCCGATTTTCAGCGGGTGCTCGATGCTCAGCAACTGCTGTTGCAGCAACAGGACGGCTACCTGGTCAGCCGTGGCAACGCGGTCAGCAGCCTGGTGACGTTGTACAAGGCCCTGGGCGGTGGTTGGGACGCCAGCCGCGCGCCGATCGACCCGGCCACCCGCCAGCAAATGCAGCAACGCACCGACTGGGGCGAGTTGCTCGACGAGCCAGCCCCCACCGCGCATGCACAAGGTGAAACCGAATGA
- a CDS encoding DUF2955 domain-containing protein translates to MPIELRRLRALRLAWGVALCLAVSFGIGLPVPILAPVFAVLLLAMRSQPLPLRAEPALALLVLLACGSGLLLIPLLRHAPLAGVLLVGVGVFLTLRYALKGGNGLLANLLVVGLTMIAAAGTSDFTLALSVVEALAKGMLLAVLGTSVVHTLFPEPANAPAPPVPPLLGSEHVSWVALRATLIVMPAFLLALIAPDQYMPLIMKAVSVGQQAGETRARHASRELIGSTLLAGVLAIALWVALSLFVHLWMFFLWVLLFALWQARRLYQAVPSRQSPAYWVSCLTTMLILLGQSVQDSAGGQDVYKAFAVRMALFLAVSVYASAMLIWIDRLRSRRGLLRG, encoded by the coding sequence ATGCCTATTGAATTGCGCCGCCTGCGCGCACTGCGCCTGGCCTGGGGCGTGGCGCTGTGCCTGGCGGTGAGCTTTGGTATCGGCTTGCCGGTGCCGATCCTGGCGCCGGTGTTTGCGGTGCTGTTGCTGGCCATGCGCAGTCAGCCATTGCCCCTGCGTGCAGAACCGGCCCTTGCGCTACTGGTGCTGCTCGCTTGCGGCAGCGGGTTGCTGCTGATTCCGCTGTTGCGCCATGCTCCGTTGGCCGGGGTGTTACTGGTCGGGGTGGGTGTTTTCCTGACCTTGCGCTATGCGCTGAAGGGCGGCAACGGCCTGCTGGCCAACCTGCTGGTGGTCGGCCTGACCATGATCGCTGCTGCCGGCACCAGTGACTTCACCCTGGCATTGTCGGTGGTCGAAGCGCTGGCCAAAGGCATGCTGCTGGCAGTGCTGGGCACGTCGGTGGTGCATACGTTGTTCCCCGAACCTGCCAATGCGCCAGCACCGCCGGTGCCGCCGCTGCTGGGTAGCGAGCATGTCAGCTGGGTGGCGCTGCGTGCCACGTTGATCGTGATGCCGGCCTTTCTGCTGGCATTGATCGCCCCTGATCAGTACATGCCGTTGATCATGAAGGCCGTGAGTGTGGGGCAACAAGCAGGCGAAACCCGCGCGCGGCACGCCAGCCGGGAGCTGATCGGTTCAACCTTGCTTGCCGGGGTGTTGGCGATAGCGCTGTGGGTAGCGCTGAGCCTGTTCGTTCACCTGTGGATGTTCTTCTTGTGGGTACTGCTGTTCGCCCTTTGGCAGGCTCGGCGCCTGTACCAGGCGGTGCCGAGCCGGCAGAGCCCGGCGTACTGGGTCAGTTGCCTGACGACCATGTTGATCTTGCTGGGGCAGTCGGTGCAGGACAGTGCAGGTGGGCAGGATGTGTACAAGGCATTTGCGGTGCGTATGGCGCTGTTTCTGGCGGTGTCGGTGTATGCCAGCGCCATGTTGATCTGGATTGACCGGCTTCGGAGTCGGCGCGGGCTTCTTCGCGGTTAA
- the pth gene encoding aminoacyl-tRNA hydrolase, with translation MTAIQLIVGLGNPGPEYEQTRHNAGALFVERLASAQRVSLTADKKYFGLTAKFSHQGNDVRLLIPTTYMNRSGQSVAALANFFRIKPEAILVAHDELDLPPGVAKLKRGGGHGGHNGLRDIIAQLGNQNDFHRLRLGIGHPGDAKLVSNFVLGRAPRAEQEKLDASIDFALGVLPDVLAGDFAKAMRELHSQKA, from the coding sequence GTGACCGCCATCCAGTTGATCGTTGGCCTGGGTAACCCCGGCCCCGAATACGAACAGACCCGGCATAACGCAGGGGCTCTTTTCGTTGAACGCCTTGCCAGCGCCCAGCGTGTTTCGCTGACCGCTGACAAAAAGTATTTCGGCCTGACGGCTAAATTCAGCCATCAGGGCAACGACGTTCGTTTGTTGATCCCCACCACCTACATGAACCGCAGCGGCCAGTCCGTAGCGGCCTTGGCCAATTTCTTCCGCATCAAGCCGGAAGCGATACTGGTGGCACACGACGAACTCGATCTGCCCCCGGGCGTTGCCAAGCTCAAGCGCGGCGGCGGCCATGGTGGGCACAACGGCCTGCGCGACATCATCGCGCAGCTCGGCAACCAGAACGACTTCCACCGCCTGCGGCTTGGCATCGGCCACCCGGGTGACGCCAAACTGGTATCCAACTTCGTCCTGGGCCGCGCGCCGCGCGCCGAGCAGGAGAAGCTCGACGCCAGCATCGATTTTGCCCTCGGCGTGCTGCCGGACGTGCTTGCCGGCGATTTCGCCAAGGCGATGCGCGAGCTGCACAGCCAGAAGGCCTGA
- the ppk2 gene encoding polyphosphate kinase 2 has product MSKPSRKPPKKQPEKLGGKAYEKALKNLHVELVKLQEWVVAKGLKVCIVFEGRDGAGKGGTIKAITERVSPRVFRVVALPAPTEREKTQMYVQRYLGHLPAAGEVVIFDRSWYNRAGVERVMGFCSGEQVDKFLTGVPGFERVMVDSGIILIKYWLEVSADEQTRRLQDRINDGRKLWKLSPMDLKSYSRWDEYTQARDEMFQASDTAWAPWFMANSNDKRRARLNIISHLLSRIPYKDITRDQQVKLPKRGKIGKYKAVAYPFKFVEERF; this is encoded by the coding sequence ATGTCGAAGCCGTCCAGGAAGCCCCCCAAAAAACAGCCAGAAAAACTGGGCGGTAAGGCGTACGAAAAAGCGCTCAAGAACCTGCATGTAGAGTTGGTGAAGCTACAGGAGTGGGTGGTCGCCAAGGGCCTGAAGGTATGCATTGTCTTCGAAGGCCGCGATGGCGCCGGCAAGGGCGGCACCATCAAGGCCATTACCGAGCGTGTCAGCCCGCGGGTGTTTCGTGTAGTGGCGCTGCCCGCACCGACCGAGCGGGAAAAGACCCAGATGTACGTGCAGCGTTACCTGGGCCATCTGCCTGCGGCGGGTGAAGTGGTGATCTTCGATCGCAGCTGGTACAACCGTGCGGGCGTTGAGCGGGTAATGGGCTTTTGCTCTGGCGAGCAAGTGGACAAGTTTCTGACCGGAGTACCCGGGTTCGAAAGGGTCATGGTCGATTCAGGGATCATCCTCATCAAGTACTGGCTTGAAGTCAGCGCCGATGAGCAGACCCGGCGCCTGCAGGACCGCATCAACGACGGCCGCAAGCTGTGGAAGTTGTCGCCGATGGACCTCAAGTCGTATAGCCGCTGGGATGAATACACCCAAGCGCGTGACGAAATGTTCCAGGCGTCGGATACCGCTTGGGCACCGTGGTTCATGGCCAATTCCAACGACAAACGTCGCGCCCGGCTGAATATCATCAGCCACCTGCTCAGCCGTATTCCCTACAAGGACATAACCCGCGACCAGCAGGTGAAGCTGCCCAAACGCGGCAAGATCGGCAAGTACAAGGCAGTCGCCTACCCGTTCAAGTTCGTCGAAGAACGCTTCTGA
- a CDS encoding SulP family inorganic anion transporter codes for MPQPTRFDWQRWLPGLVTLLHYKAAWLPKDIAAGLVLTTMLVPVGIAYAEASGVPGIYGLYATIIPLLAYALFGPSRILVLGPDSALAAPILAVVVQYAASDPQRAIAIASMMALVAGAFCVIAGLLRLGFITELLSKPIRYGYMNGIALTVLISQLPKLFGIKVDSEGPLRDLWYLGQALYAGQGHWPSFVVGAGSLALILLLKPFKRLPGILIAVVLATLAVSVFNLDQMGVKVLGQLPQGLPGFVFPWVSDIDLVEVLLGGIAVALVSFADTSVLSRSYAARLKMRVNPNQEMFGLGVANVASGLFQGIPISSSSSRTPVAEAAGSQTQLTGIIGALAVTLLLLVAPNLMQHLPNSALAAVVIAAALGLFEFADLKRIFRMQQWEFWLSFTCFVGVAVFGAIPGICIAVAVSVIEFLWDGWRPHYAVLGRADGLRGYHDIQRYPQARRIPGLVLLRWDAPLFFANAEQFQNTVMAAVDASPTPVQRVVIAAEPVTSIDITSADMLAELDRALEARGVELQFAEMKDPVKDKMRQFELFEHMGEKAFHPTVGAAVDAYLEESGVDWQP; via the coding sequence ATGCCCCAACCCACTCGTTTCGACTGGCAACGCTGGTTACCCGGCCTGGTCACCCTGCTCCACTACAAGGCAGCCTGGCTACCCAAGGACATCGCCGCCGGCCTGGTGCTCACCACCATGCTCGTGCCTGTGGGCATCGCCTACGCCGAGGCTTCCGGCGTCCCCGGTATCTATGGCCTGTACGCTACCATCATCCCCCTGCTGGCCTATGCCCTGTTCGGTCCCAGCCGTATCCTGGTGCTGGGCCCGGACTCGGCGCTGGCCGCGCCTATCCTGGCTGTGGTGGTGCAATACGCCGCCAGCGACCCGCAGCGGGCGATCGCCATCGCCAGCATGATGGCGCTGGTCGCCGGGGCGTTCTGTGTGATTGCCGGGCTGCTGCGCCTGGGCTTTATCACCGAGTTGCTGTCCAAGCCCATCCGCTATGGGTACATGAACGGCATCGCCCTGACCGTATTGATCAGCCAGTTGCCCAAGCTTTTCGGCATCAAAGTCGACAGCGAAGGCCCCTTGCGCGACCTTTGGTACTTGGGCCAGGCGCTATACGCCGGCCAAGGGCACTGGCCAAGCTTTGTCGTGGGTGCCGGTAGCCTGGCGCTGATTCTGCTGCTCAAACCGTTCAAGCGCCTGCCGGGCATCCTGATCGCCGTGGTACTGGCGACGCTGGCAGTGAGCGTGTTCAACCTCGATCAGATGGGCGTCAAGGTACTCGGGCAATTGCCTCAGGGCCTGCCCGGCTTCGTCTTCCCCTGGGTCAGCGACATTGACCTGGTCGAGGTGCTACTGGGCGGGATTGCAGTGGCGCTGGTGTCGTTCGCCGACACCAGTGTGCTGTCACGCTCCTATGCCGCGCGCCTCAAGATGCGGGTAAACCCCAACCAGGAAATGTTCGGTCTGGGCGTGGCCAACGTGGCCTCGGGGCTGTTTCAGGGCATCCCGATCAGCAGCAGTTCGTCACGCACCCCAGTGGCCGAAGCTGCCGGCTCGCAGACCCAGCTCACCGGCATCATCGGCGCCCTGGCGGTAACCCTGTTGCTGCTGGTAGCGCCCAATCTGATGCAGCACCTGCCTAACAGCGCTTTGGCTGCGGTGGTGATTGCCGCTGCACTGGGGCTGTTCGAATTTGCCGACCTCAAGCGTATCTTCCGCATGCAGCAGTGGGAGTTCTGGCTGTCGTTCACCTGCTTTGTCGGCGTGGCGGTGTTCGGCGCCATTCCCGGTATCTGCATTGCAGTGGCGGTGTCGGTGATCGAGTTCCTGTGGGACGGCTGGCGGCCGCATTACGCAGTGCTCGGCCGGGCCGATGGGCTGCGCGGCTACCATGACATACAGCGTTATCCACAGGCCCGGCGTATTCCAGGGCTGGTGCTGCTGCGCTGGGACGCGCCGTTGTTCTTTGCCAACGCCGAGCAGTTCCAGAACACAGTGATGGCGGCGGTGGACGCGTCGCCAACGCCTGTGCAGCGGGTGGTAATTGCCGCTGAGCCTGTGACCAGTATCGATATCACTTCGGCGGACATGCTGGCCGAGCTGGACCGGGCATTGGAGGCGCGGGGGGTGGAGTTGCAGTTCGCCGAAATGAAGGACCCGGTGAAGGACAAGATGCGCCAGTTCGAGTTGTTCGAACATATGGGGGAGAAGGCTTTTCATCCGACGGTGGGCGCCGCGGTGGATGCCTATCTGGAAGAGAGTGGGGTTGATTGGCAGCCCTGA
- a CDS encoding AI-2E family transporter, which translates to MQSSFKLDSALSRGLLDVLIKAGLVAALVIFAFQVFQPFLELMLWAVILAVTLYPLHCRIQHRTGLKQGYAATLVVLLVLVLLLVPIYLVVMSIGESVDSLVTLLKSGAWSVPVPPDSVAAWPLIGPKVHALWLAASENMASVLNQWMPQIKGAGLTVLGAAASAGGAFLLFIGAIIISGVIMAFGERGEIATQRIAMRVSGAERGKPLATLCTATIRAVAQGVIGIAFIQMLLIGVGFVVKGVPGAGMLAIVILMLGIAQAPATLVTLPVIIYVFNAEGFTVATIIFAIYTFVAGLADNVLKPLLLGRGVDVPMPVVLIGALGGMVVKGIIGLFIGPVILGVTYVLFWQWVALQVPEQPAPPAA; encoded by the coding sequence ATGCAGTCGAGTTTCAAGTTGGACAGCGCCCTTTCGCGGGGCTTGCTCGATGTGCTCATCAAGGCCGGTCTGGTGGCAGCCTTGGTGATCTTCGCCTTCCAGGTGTTCCAGCCGTTCCTGGAGTTGATGCTGTGGGCGGTGATTCTGGCGGTCACCTTGTACCCGTTGCATTGCCGCATCCAGCACCGCACCGGGCTCAAGCAAGGCTATGCGGCGACGCTGGTGGTGCTATTGGTTCTGGTGCTGCTGCTGGTGCCTATCTACCTGGTGGTGATGTCCATCGGCGAATCGGTGGACAGCCTGGTGACGCTACTCAAGAGCGGCGCCTGGAGCGTACCGGTCCCGCCTGATTCCGTGGCGGCCTGGCCACTGATCGGGCCGAAGGTGCACGCGCTGTGGTTGGCGGCCTCCGAAAACATGGCCAGTGTACTGAATCAGTGGATGCCCCAGATCAAGGGGGCCGGGCTAACGGTGCTGGGCGCTGCGGCGAGCGCCGGCGGGGCCTTCCTTCTGTTCATCGGCGCAATCATCATTTCCGGGGTCATCATGGCCTTCGGTGAACGAGGTGAAATCGCTACCCAACGCATCGCCATGCGGGTTTCAGGCGCAGAGCGCGGTAAACCCTTGGCCACGCTGTGCACGGCCACCATTCGCGCGGTGGCGCAAGGGGTGATCGGCATTGCCTTCATCCAGATGTTGCTGATCGGTGTCGGCTTTGTCGTAAAAGGTGTTCCCGGTGCCGGGATGCTGGCCATCGTCATCCTCATGCTGGGCATTGCACAGGCCCCGGCGACGCTGGTGACCTTGCCGGTGATCATTTATGTGTTCAACGCCGAAGGCTTCACGGTGGCGACCATCATTTTTGCCATCTACACCTTCGTCGCCGGCCTTGCCGACAACGTGCTCAAACCGCTGCTGCTGGGGCGCGGGGTTGATGTACCGATGCCGGTGGTACTGATCGGGGCATTAGGTGGCATGGTGGTCAAAGGCATCATCGGCTTGTTTATCGGCCCGGTAATCCTCGGCGTGACGTACGTGCTGTTCTGGCAATGGGTTGCGCTGCAGGTGCCGGAGCAACCGGCACCCCCTGCCGCCTGA
- the ychF gene encoding redox-regulated ATPase YchF yields MGFNCGIVGLPNVGKSTLFNALTKSGIAAENFPFCTIEPNSGIVPMPDARLAALAEIVKPNRILPTTMEFVDIAGLVAGASKGEGLGNKFLANIRETDAIAHVVRCFEDENVIHVSNSVDPKRDIEIIDLELIFADLDSCEKQLQKVARNAKGGDKDALAQKAILEKLIPHFTEGKPARSLMKHMADDEKAVIRGFHLLTSKPVMYIANVAEDGFDNNPHLDVVKAIAEEEGAVVVPVCNKIEAEIAELEDGEEKDMFLEALGLEEPGLNRVIRAGYELLNLQTYFTAGVQEVRAWTVRVGATAPQAAGVIHTDFEKGFIRAEVVAYDDFIQFKGEAGAKEAGKWRLEGKDYIVKDGDVMHFRFNV; encoded by the coding sequence ATGGGTTTCAATTGCGGCATCGTCGGCCTGCCCAACGTCGGCAAGTCCACCCTGTTCAACGCCCTGACCAAGTCTGGCATCGCGGCGGAGAATTTCCCTTTCTGCACCATCGAGCCGAACAGCGGCATCGTGCCCATGCCCGACGCTCGCCTGGCTGCGCTGGCTGAAATCGTCAAGCCAAACCGCATCCTGCCGACCACCATGGAATTCGTCGACATCGCCGGCCTGGTTGCCGGTGCCTCGAAAGGCGAAGGCCTGGGCAACAAGTTCCTCGCCAACATCCGCGAGACCGACGCCATTGCCCACGTGGTGCGCTGCTTCGAAGACGAGAACGTGATCCACGTTTCCAACAGCGTCGACCCCAAGCGTGACATCGAGATCATCGACCTCGAACTGATCTTCGCCGACCTCGACAGCTGCGAAAAGCAACTGCAGAAGGTAGCCCGCAACGCCAAGGGCGGCGACAAGGACGCCTTGGCGCAAAAGGCCATTCTGGAAAAGCTGATTCCACACTTTACCGAAGGCAAGCCTGCGCGCAGCCTGATGAAGCACATGGCTGACGACGAAAAGGCCGTCATCCGTGGCTTCCACTTGCTGACCAGCAAACCGGTGATGTACATCGCCAACGTGGCCGAAGACGGCTTCGACAACAACCCGCACCTGGACGTGGTCAAGGCCATTGCCGAGGAAGAAGGCGCGGTAGTGGTGCCGGTGTGCAACAAGATCGAAGCGGAAATCGCCGAGCTGGAAGACGGTGAAGAGAAGGACATGTTCCTCGAGGCCCTGGGCCTGGAAGAGCCTGGCCTGAACCGCGTGATCCGCGCCGGTTACGAGTTGCTGAACCTGCAGACCTACTTCACTGCCGGCGTGCAGGAAGTACGCGCCTGGACCGTTCGCGTCGGTGCCACTGCCCCGCAGGCAGCCGGCGTTATCCACACCGACTTCGAAAAAGGCTTCATCCGCGCTGAAGTGGTGGCCTATGACGACTTCATCCAGTTCAAGGGTGAAGCCGGTGCCAAGGAAGCCGGTAAGTGGCGTCTGGAAGGCAAAGACTACATCGTCAAAGACGGCGACGTGATGCACTTCCGCTTTAACGTCTAA
- a CDS encoding monovalent cation:proton antiporter-2 (CPA2) family protein: MPHDGSLLQATVVFLLAVVLLVPLAQRLKMGAVPGYLLAGILIGPSVFGLLGNPDNVARLSEMGVVMLLFVIGLELSPKRLWTMRRALFGVGSLQVGLTAVLLGLLAFWLFDQSKPAAIVLGLGLALSSTAFGLQVLAERKDLGKPHGRMAVAILLFQDIAAIPLIAVVPLLGGDVSTADEGAWPLLAVVVGIGVLIVFGRYLLTPIFKWTVGSGLPELSTATALLVVLGTAWLMEHVGVSMALGAFLAGVLMAESPFRHELETQIEPIKGLFLGLFFVGVGMSADLRLLFGMPLMVLGLTLLLVAIKLPLLYGLGRTMGGLNKSQALCLGVVLASGGEFAFVVFKLALEHQVLTQAVHDLLVLAITLSMAVVPLVMMALARQLHDDSPVQASPETGQ, encoded by the coding sequence ATGCCACATGACGGCAGCCTGTTGCAGGCGACGGTGGTATTCCTTTTGGCGGTGGTACTTCTGGTACCGCTGGCGCAGCGTCTGAAAATGGGCGCAGTACCGGGATACCTGTTGGCGGGTATCCTGATTGGTCCGTCGGTGTTTGGCCTGCTCGGCAACCCGGACAACGTGGCGCGGCTGTCGGAAATGGGCGTGGTCATGCTGTTGTTCGTGATTGGCCTGGAGCTGTCCCCAAAGCGTCTGTGGACCATGCGCCGGGCGCTATTTGGCGTCGGCAGCTTGCAAGTGGGGCTGACCGCTGTGCTGCTTGGGCTACTGGCATTCTGGCTGTTCGACCAATCGAAACCTGCCGCCATCGTGCTGGGCCTGGGCCTGGCGCTGTCGTCCACTGCCTTTGGCTTGCAGGTACTGGCCGAGCGCAAGGACCTGGGCAAACCTCATGGCCGCATGGCCGTGGCCATCCTGCTGTTCCAGGACATTGCCGCCATTCCCTTGATTGCCGTGGTGCCGCTGCTCGGTGGCGATGTCAGCACTGCTGACGAAGGTGCCTGGCCCTTGCTGGCTGTGGTTGTCGGCATTGGTGTGCTGATTGTTTTTGGCCGTTATCTGCTGACCCCGATATTCAAGTGGACGGTGGGTTCGGGCCTGCCTGAACTGTCGACCGCCACGGCCTTGCTGGTCGTGCTGGGCACCGCTTGGTTGATGGAGCATGTGGGTGTGTCGATGGCGCTGGGGGCCTTCCTGGCCGGTGTGCTGATGGCCGAGTCGCCGTTTCGCCACGAACTGGAAACCCAGATCGAGCCGATCAAAGGCCTGTTTCTTGGATTGTTCTTCGTTGGCGTAGGTATGAGTGCCGACTTGCGCCTGCTGTTCGGCATGCCGCTGATGGTGTTGGGCCTGACGTTGCTGCTGGTCGCCATCAAGCTGCCCTTGTTGTATGGCCTGGGGCGCACGATGGGTGGGCTCAACAAGTCCCAGGCGCTCTGCCTGGGCGTTGTGCTGGCTTCGGGGGGCGAGTTCGCCTTCGTGGTGTTCAAGCTGGCGCTGGAGCACCAAGTGCTCACGCAAGCAGTACACGACCTGCTGGTGCTGGCCATCACCTTGTCGATGGCGGTGGTGCCCTTGGTCATGATGGCCTTGGCGCGGCAGCTGCACGATGACAGCCCTGTGCAGGCATCCCCTGAAACGGGGCAGTGA
- a CDS encoding 50S ribosomal protein L25/general stress protein Ctc, producing MTEFTLNAQARTDLGKGASRRLRHSANIPAVVYGGNQDAQSLTILAKEITKLFENEAAFSHVLELNVDGAKQNVVVKALQRHPAKGFIMHADFVRVVAGQKLTAKVPVHFINEEAPVKKGGEISHVESEIEVSCEAKDLPEFIEVDLANAEIGTIIHLSDLKAPKGVEFVALAHGDDKAVANVHAPRVAPEAEGAAE from the coding sequence ATGACTGAATTCACTCTGAACGCCCAAGCGCGTACTGACCTGGGGAAAGGTGCGAGCCGCCGCCTGCGTCACTCCGCGAACATCCCAGCCGTTGTCTACGGTGGTAACCAGGACGCCCAGTCCCTGACCATCCTGGCCAAGGAAATCACCAAACTGTTCGAAAACGAGGCTGCCTTCAGCCACGTTCTGGAACTGAACGTCGACGGTGCCAAGCAAAACGTCGTGGTCAAGGCCCTGCAGCGCCACCCGGCCAAAGGCTTCATCATGCACGCCGACTTCGTTCGCGTCGTTGCTGGCCAGAAGCTGACCGCCAAGGTTCCGGTTCACTTCATCAACGAAGAAGCCCCGGTCAAGAAAGGCGGCGAGATCTCCCACGTTGAGTCCGAGATCGAAGTTTCCTGCGAAGCCAAGGACCTGCCTGAGTTCATCGAAGTCGACCTGGCCAACGCTGAAATCGGCACCATCATCCACCTGTCGGACCTGAAAGCTCCGAAAGGCGTAGAGTTCGTCGCTCTGGCCCACGGTGATGACAAAGCTGTTGCCAACGTTCACGCTCCACGCGTTGCTCCAGAAGCAGAAGGCGCTGCCGAGTAA